In the genome of Candida dubliniensis CD36 chromosome 3, complete sequence, the window taatcaatttaagTGACAATGCTTTTGGTTTACAAACTATTGATCCAATTGAAGTTTACTTGGCCAAGGCTGTTTCCATTGaacatttgattttgtcaAACAATGGTATGGGACCATTTGCTGGATCAAGAATTGGAGGATCTTTATTCAAGTTAGCCAAAGCAAAGAAAGCTGCAGGAAAGGACTCTTTGAAAACATTCATCTGTGGTAGAAACAGATTAGAAAACGGTTCTGTTAACTATTTATCTGTTGGATTAAGAAACCACAAGGATTTGGAAGTGGTTAGATTGTATCAGAATGGTATCAGACCTGCTGGTATTTCTAAATTAGTTGAGCAAGGTTTATCtaacaacaagaaattaaaagtgCTTGATTTGCAAGACAATACCATTACCACTAGAGGAGCTATCCACATTGCAGAATCATTATCCAACTGGCCATCTTTGGTTGAGTTGAATCTTAACGATTCTTTGTTGAAGAACAAAGGTTCTTTGAAATTGGTCGAAGCCTTCCATGTTGGTGATGAGAAACCACAATTAATTACCTTGAAGTTGcaatataatgaattagaaaCAGACAGTTTGAGAGTTTTGGCAGATGCAATCGCCAGTAAGTTGCCACAATTAAAGtttttggaattgaatGGTAATAGATTCGAAGAAGATTCCGAACACATCGCTAAGATCAATGGAATATTTGAAGAGAGAGGGTATGGTGAAATAGACGAATTGGACGAGTTGGAAGAGCTTGACagtgatgaagaagaggatgatgaagatgacgaAGGAGAAGACGATACATTAGAGGAAGACCTTGATTTGGAAcaattagaagaagaattggcTGGAATTTCTTTGGAAGACAAAGATGATAACGTGGATGAAATCGCCGAAGAATTATCCAAAACTCATATTAAATAGAGCTTTGTTAAGTTTATAGAAATAAATCTTGATTCATTACCTATGTACCTTGATTGTTTGAGATTTCCTGTTCAGCTAGGttaagttttttttttttttttttttttttttttttcgtgtACTAAACGCACTATGATCCACCCTGAAAACctatttttctttactCTTCCTACACCTTCCCCTCCTCCACTGACAAAACTACAGCATTTCCCACCAAAAATGTCTAGTATCTATAAGTTGTCTATAAAAGGGATACGTGCATTTCACCCGGAATCTGACGAGACAATTCAATTTGGGTTTCCATTGACATTGATTTGTGGTCAAAACGGGTGTGGTAAAACAACTGTTATTGAATGTTTGAAATATGCAACGACAGGGACATTGCCTCCAAATTCAAAAGGAGGAGCATTTGTGCACGATCCAAGCTTAAGCTCTAGAACTGTTGTAACTGGACAAATTAAATTGGCATTCAAAAACGTGAATGGTAAATCAATGATTACTACTAGATCAGTTCAAGCGAGTCTGAAGTCAACTAAAAGTGCCACTGGAGCCACTGTCACATTTAAAACTTTGGAAGGTCAATTggcaattattgaaaaaggCGATAAGATAAGTGTCTCTTCCAAGAATGCTGAATTAGATTCCCAGATTCCAGTGTACTTGGGTGCATCACCTGCGATCTTAGAGAATGTTATTTTCTGTCATCAAGATGAAAGTTTATGGCCATTGAGTGAACCTTCGgcattgaagaagaagtttgatgatatttttgAAGCTTCCAAGTTTACTAAAGTTTTGgataatttcaaaagtaTAAAAAAGGATATGGCAACAGACATCAAGTTGATAGAGCAAAGTGTCAACCATTTGAAAATCGATAAAGAGAGAGCAAAGAAAGTTCAAGATAAATTACATAACATGAATGAGTCTGTTGAAAAATACACCGAGGAAATTACCGACCTTAATATTCAGAttgagaaaaaagaaaagcaagCCGAAGAATTATTTGCCACAAACCAAGAATTCCAAAGAACTCTAAGTGACTATGAAAATTTGTTAACCAAGAAGCAGGCATTGGAAGAGCAAATTGAACGGATAGAAGCTTCGATTGAAATTTTACCTGACAATGACGCAGAGCTTATGAATAGGCAAGAAAACTTCTCTGCAATGACAACAGAAAAGAGTCACAAGATTGACGATCTCCAGTTACAAAGTACCAAATTGCTGGATAAACTAAAGAATAAAACTAAACAGTACAATGAATTAATAAGATTGGATGGTTCATTCAAAGCCAAGAAGGCGGAAtatgatttgaattggGAAAAATTGTCTGATTTAGTTGATAAAAATGcaaaagttttcaatttgcaAACTGGCAATGACAGAGTACGAAATATTGCCATGTTCCAAACTGAGTTGAACAAAAGACACAATACCTTGCTTAACGAACAAAAGAGTCTTTTGGTAGATAATAAGAGAAAAGAATCAGAAAGGCAAAGTGCACTTCAAGATGTTCTTAACTCGATATCAAGGGAAGAACAACACCAAGAATATGCAACCAGTGTAATAAACACTAACAACGAAAAGCTTCTGGTTTTAAGAAGAAAAGTAGAAGTGGGGAGTAATAATGAAGTAGAGTTGGaggaaaaaagaaatgatcTTGATCTCACGatgaaattgttgcaaGAGAAAAAGGATTTGAATGAAGTCAGAAAACTCGATGCAAAAATTCTGGAGTGTAATACtgaaatatcaaaatttgaatttgaactCGACGAACTTGCCAAAAAGTTGTCCACGAGCAATAAGCAATCGGATTTAAGATCAaaagttttgtttttggaaGAATCTGCTAAATCTAAAAAGGCAGAATTATCAAAGATTTTTGCCAATATAGacaacaattattttgaGGTTTTGGGTTCAAAATTAGATGTTGATGTAGGTGAGTCACTTTTATCGCAAAAAATTTCGAATTTGGAAATCAAATCagaagaacaacaaaagaaagtaGTGACCTTGGAAAGTGAATTGcaaattaacaaaaacTCAATTGACTCTATTTTGAAAACCATAGAGGAAAACAACCtgaaaattgattcattgaAAGTAAGCATAACCAAGGTTATTagtgaagatgaaattaatgaCTATGAGAATGTAGTAAATGACTTGGAAGATAGTTATAGAAATGTCCTGGAGGATGTGAACAGTGCTGAAGTAACACGAGACTTCAAGAACTCGGCCATATCGTTTGCAGAGGAGAACAAGTGTTGCTTGCTTTGTAAGAGATTGTTTGAACAAGGAGGGCTTGGCGCATTTATTCAGGATTTGAAGCAAAGTGTTGATGAACACAAAATACAAGAAATACGCGAACAATCATTagaaataaagaaagaactTGAGGATGTGAAATCAATTAACTTGGAAGTGGTTAACTATAGAGAATGTCTTGCCAATGTTCAGAATTATGAATGTACATTAAAGGAGTTGGTTGATAAATCGAACCAAATAGAAAAGGAATTagaacaacaaagaaaagatCAACAAGCAATTAAACACTCTATTGATAATGCTTCACTGTTGAAAAAACCCTTATCTGATGCAACTAGAATAAATTTGGAAGTACTGGATATTGAATTTCAgcttgatgaattgaacGAAGACTTACGTGGGTTTGGAGGCCTGGTAGTTTCAGTAGATGAATTGCAAAGGCAGCAACAGGAAATAAACATGAAGATCAAAAAGACAAGacaaaatttaaatgattatACAGAAAGCAAATACAAGGCACAACGGGAGTTACAGAAGCTAGAAAATAGAGTTAAAGATACAAAATTGCAGATCAGTAATTTAGAAAGATCCCTTGCTGAAGTAACAGGcatcaaaaataatatatcaGAGGCTGAAGATATAGTCCGCGACTCTGAagaaaagttgaaaaaaattaaaagcTCTTTAGATGCATTACACGTTGACAAACAAATGAAACTAGATGCATTAAAAGATACTCAAAACAGTATTCGTGACGTTGAACAAGAAATGCAAAGAAAAGTGGAACTGAGTCACGAATTGCTTACATCATTCACATCACTCAACGATGCAGTAACTTATTTTGACACAAACATAGCTGAGAAATATGAAGCAAATGCCCTAGAAATGAAAGAACTTTCTCAACAGTGCGCTTCTTTAGAAACCAAAATAGATGAATACGCACAAGAAATTAAGCTATTGGAGAAGGAAGTAATGGATGCATCTCGGATAGAGCACAATATTCTTGCCAACATTGATTATCGAAGTCAATTAAGTAGATTAGAGGAGACAGAGTTACAGCTTGGATCCATGGACATAGAGGACGCTCAATCTCGCAAAGAAGAATATCAAGTAGAATCTAAAAAATTGCGAGACGCGTTGTCGTCATTAACTGCTGAACATGCTGGTAAGATCGGAGAAgtgaaacaaattaaagatCAAATATCAAGTTTGAAGAAAGAGTTGGAAACCGAATATAAGAATGTAAATCAATCATATCATGAGGAATGGATCAAGCTTCAAACCAACTT includes:
- a CDS encoding GTPase activating protein, putative (Similar to S. cerevisiae RNA1;~In S. cerevisiae: involved in rna production/processing), whose product is MASVEVELGVTPETTYSISGKQLKFDSESDITPYIKELTEKKNVKKVDFSGNTIGIEASKALSEALLKHKDTIVEINFSDLYTGRLNTEIPQSLEYLLPALLKLPNLKLINLSDNAFGLQTIDPIEVYLAKAVSIEHLILSNNGMGPFAGSRIGGSLFKLAKAKKAAGKDSLKTFICGRNRLENGSVNYLSVGLRNHKDLEVVRLYQNGIRPAGISKLVEQGLSNNKKLKVLDLQDNTITTRGAIHIAESLSNWPSLVELNLNDSLLKNKGSLKLVEAFHVGDEKPQLITLKLQYNELETDSLRVLADAIASKLPQLKFLELNGNRFEEDSEHIAKINGIFEERGYGEIDELDELEELDSDEEEDDEDDEGEDDTLEEDLDLEQLEEELAGISLEDKDDNVDEIAEELSKTHIK
- a CDS encoding DNA repair protein Rad50 homologue, putative (Similar to S. cerevisiae RAD50;~possible alternate upstream translation initiation site;~In S. cerevisiae: involved in processing double-strand DNA breaks in vegetative cells, initiation of meiotic DSBs, telomere maintenance, and nonhomologous end joining), with translation MSSIYKLSIKGIRAFHPESDETIQFGFPLTLICGQNGCGKTTVIECLKYATTGTLPPNSKGGAFVHDPSLSSRTVVTGQIKLAFKNVNGKSMITTRSVQASSKSTKSATGATVTFKTLEGQLAIIEKGDKISVSSKNAELDSQIPVYLGASPAILENVIFCHQDESLWPLSEPSALKKKFDDIFEASKFTKVLDNFKSIKKDMATDIKLIEQSVNHLKIDKERAKKVQDKLHNMNESVEKYTEEITDLNIQIEKKEKQAEELFATNQEFQRTLSDYENLLTKKQALEEQIERIEASIEILPDNDAELMNRQENFSAMTTEKSHKIDDLQLQSTKLSDKLKNKTKQYNELIRLDGSFKAKKAEYDLNWEKLSDLVDKNAKVFNLQTGNDRVRNIAMFQTELNKRHNTLLNEQKSLLVDNKRKESERQSALQDVLNSISREEQHQEYATSVINTNNEKLSVLRRKVEVGSNNEVELEEKRNDLDLTMKLLQEKKDLNEVRKLDAKISECNTEISKFEFELDELAKKLSTSNKQSDLRSKVLFLEESAKSKKAELSKIFANIDNNYFEVLGSKLDVDVGESLLSQKISNLEIKSEEQQKKVVTLESELQINKNSIDSILKTIEENNSKIDSLKVSITKVISEDEINDYENVVNDLEDSYRNVSEDVNSAEVTRDFKNSAISFAEENKCCLLCKRLFEQGGLGAFIQDLKQSVDEHKIQEIREQSLEIKKELEDVKSINLEVVNYRECLANVQNYECTLKELVDKSNQIEKELEQQRKDQQAIKHSIDNASSLKKPLSDATRINLEVSDIEFQLDELNEDLRGFGGSVVSVDELQRQQQEINMKIKKTRQNLNDYTESKYKAQRELQKLENRVKDTKLQISNLERSLAEVTGIKNNISEAEDIVRDSEEKLKKIKSSLDALHVDKQMKLDALKDTQNSIRDVEQEMQRKVESSHELLTSFTSLNDAVTYFDTNIAEKYEANALEMKELSQQCASLETKIDEYAQEIKLLEKEVMDASRIEHNILANIDYRSQLSRLEETELQLGSMDIEDAQSRKEEYQVESKKLRDALSSLTAEHAGKIGEVKQIKDQISSLKKELETEYKNVNQSYHEEWIKLQTNLLVSNDIQIYSKALDNGIMKYHSMKMEEINRILNELWSQTYKGSDISTIAIKSDVNLQAKGNRSYNYRVVMVKESSELDMRGRCSAGQKVLASILIRLALAECFGANCGMIALDEPTTNLDAENAEALAAALNRIIEYRKSQSNFQLIVITHDEKFLTHIQGDRFTDHFYRIQRDESSKSRIYSLPIGRIQEN